In the genome of Mycobacterium kansasii ATCC 12478, one region contains:
- a CDS encoding LGFP repeat-containing protein, producing the protein MNGQRGQLSRLVGRAWLSLAATVLAVGLLAPTAAASPIGDAEAAMMAAWEKAGGETSTLGARKGDVYPVADGFGLDFDGGKMFYTTDTGAKYLYGPVLAKYEALGGPADSDLGFPTINEVPGLAGPDSRVSTFSASDNPVIFWTPDHGAFVVRGAMNAAWDKLGSSGGVLGAPVADETYDGDVVSQKFTGGEVSWNKKTKDFTTNPAVLADQLKGLQVALDPTAAINMAWRAAGGAAGPLGAKKGAPYPIGGDGIAQDFVGGKIFFSPATGANAVEGAILAKYESLGGPVSSDLGFPIANESDGGITPASRIAAFSAADKPVIFWTPDHGAFVVRGAMKAAWDKLKGATGKLGAPVADQTVDGDVVSQKFTGGKVSWNRASNTFTTDPANLAPLLSGLQVSGQNQPSTSAAPSHGKKFTWHWWWLVAVVPVVLLIVMFVLVALGVRRRRTGQPDAYEAYEHEQDRDVEAGYDGAGGRWPHDDIDFGSEDFPADDQHLQEHRGPETGAASRVSWPRGAAAGAAVDEYASSSGEYGGDALRASDMGFEFDDENPDAVDTTPTPIVTRADLAEAAVPEPDVPETVTGEPVVPAPFAPEAAVPEAAAPEVAVPETAVADAAFPDAFAPRAASADAGPGYAEVAPEAFPEVFPEFSAPQGRTGRHAAAEPGDEPQAPESALTPTVASGPSPAVRPTIHMPLDHDPYQAPEGYPIKASARFGLYYTPSSALYYDTLAEIWFASEEAAQANGFIKAD; encoded by the coding sequence GTGAACGGGCAGAGAGGTCAATTGAGCAGGCTGGTCGGGCGTGCGTGGCTCAGCTTGGCGGCTACGGTGCTGGCTGTCGGGCTGCTGGCGCCTACTGCGGCAGCGTCTCCGATAGGTGATGCGGAAGCCGCGATGATGGCCGCGTGGGAGAAGGCGGGGGGCGAGACATCGACGCTCGGCGCGCGCAAAGGTGACGTCTATCCCGTCGCGGATGGGTTCGGCCTGGACTTCGACGGCGGCAAGATGTTCTACACCACGGATACGGGCGCCAAATATCTGTACGGCCCGGTCCTGGCAAAATATGAGGCGCTGGGCGGGCCGGCCGACAGCGATTTGGGATTTCCCACCATCAACGAGGTTCCCGGCCTCGCCGGCCCCGACAGTCGGGTGAGCACCTTCTCTGCCAGCGACAACCCGGTGATTTTCTGGACGCCCGACCACGGCGCCTTCGTGGTGCGCGGCGCGATGAACGCTGCGTGGGACAAGCTCGGCAGCTCTGGGGGCGTGCTGGGTGCCCCGGTCGCCGATGAAACCTACGACGGCGACGTCGTGTCCCAGAAGTTCACCGGCGGCGAAGTCTCCTGGAACAAGAAGACCAAAGATTTCACCACCAACCCGGCGGTATTGGCTGATCAGCTGAAGGGCTTGCAGGTGGCGCTCGACCCCACCGCCGCCATCAACATGGCCTGGCGCGCCGCCGGCGGCGCCGCCGGACCGTTGGGTGCCAAGAAGGGCGCGCCGTACCCGATCGGCGGTGACGGTATCGCCCAGGACTTCGTCGGCGGCAAGATCTTCTTCAGTCCGGCCACCGGTGCGAACGCCGTGGAGGGCGCGATCCTGGCCAAATACGAGTCGTTGGGCGGTCCGGTCAGCAGCGACCTTGGCTTCCCCATCGCCAACGAGTCCGACGGCGGCATCACGCCGGCCAGCCGGATCGCGGCGTTCTCCGCCGCGGACAAGCCGGTGATCTTCTGGACCCCTGATCACGGCGCCTTTGTGGTGCGCGGAGCGATGAAGGCGGCCTGGGACAAGCTCAAAGGTGCCACCGGCAAACTGGGGGCGCCGGTCGCCGACCAGACCGTTGACGGCGACGTGGTGTCGCAGAAGTTCACCGGCGGCAAGGTGTCCTGGAACCGTGCGAGCAACACCTTCACGACCGACCCGGCGAACCTGGCGCCGCTGCTGTCCGGGCTGCAGGTGTCCGGGCAGAATCAGCCCAGTACGTCGGCGGCTCCATCGCACGGCAAGAAGTTCACCTGGCACTGGTGGTGGCTGGTGGCCGTGGTGCCCGTCGTCCTGCTCATCGTGATGTTCGTGTTGGTCGCGTTGGGCGTGCGCCGGCGGCGCACCGGCCAACCCGACGCCTACGAGGCCTACGAGCACGAGCAGGATCGCGATGTGGAGGCCGGCTACGACGGCGCCGGTGGGCGCTGGCCGCACGACGACATCGATTTCGGCTCCGAAGACTTCCCGGCTGACGACCAGCACCTGCAGGAACATCGCGGTCCGGAGACCGGGGCGGCGTCGCGGGTCAGCTGGCCACGGGGCGCCGCGGCCGGCGCTGCTGTCGACGAATATGCCTCTAGCAGTGGCGAATACGGCGGCGATGCCCTGCGCGCGTCGGATATGGGCTTCGAGTTTGACGACGAAAATCCTGACGCGGTGGATACCACGCCGACGCCCATCGTGACCCGCGCCGACCTCGCAGAGGCGGCGGTTCCCGAGCCCGACGTTCCAGAAACCGTGACCGGGGAACCCGTGGTACCAGCACCATTCGCGCCGGAAGCGGCGGTTCCAGAAGCAGCGGCTCCCGAAGTGGCCGTGCCGGAGACCGCGGTTGCCGATGCCGCCTTCCCGGATGCTTTCGCCCCGCGCGCTGCCTCCGCCGATGCCGGGCCCGGCTACGCGGAGGTCGCCCCGGAGGCATTCCCGGAAGTCTTCCCGGAGTTTTCAGCTCCGCAGGGGAGGACGGGGCGCCACGCTGCCGCAGAGCCTGGTGATGAGCCGCAAGCGCCGGAATCGGCTCTCACGCCCACGGTTGCTTCCGGGCCCAGCCCGGCTGTGCGCCCGACCATCCACATGCCCCTGGACCACGACCCATACCAGGCGCCAGAGGGATATCCGATCAAAGCCAGTGCCCGATTCGGCTTGTATTACACGCCCAGCAGTGCGCTCTATTACGACACGCTCGCCGAGATCTGGTTCGCCAGCGAGGAAGCGGCCCAAGCCAACGGTTTCATCAAAGCGGACTAG
- the lexA gene encoding transcriptional repressor LexA, producing the protein MSDSNAPSVSSVDSTLTERQRTILNVIRTSVTNRGYPPSIREIGDAVGLTSTSSVAHQLRVLERKGYLRRDPNRPRAVDVRGVEDVVTPAAVTEVAGSDALPEPTFVPVLGRIAAGGPILAEEAVEDVFPLPRELVGEGTLFLLKVVGDSMVEAAICDGDWVVVRQQNVADNGDIVAAMIDGEATVKTFKRAGGQVWLMPHNPSFDPIPGNDATVLGKVVTVIRKI; encoded by the coding sequence ATGAGCGACAGCAACGCCCCCTCAGTCAGCTCCGTGGACTCCACACTCACCGAGCGACAGCGCACCATCTTGAACGTCATCCGCACCTCGGTCACCAACCGCGGATATCCCCCCAGCATCCGCGAGATCGGCGACGCCGTCGGTTTGACGTCGACATCGTCGGTAGCCCACCAACTGCGTGTTCTGGAGCGCAAGGGCTATCTGCGGCGTGACCCGAACCGCCCGCGTGCGGTCGACGTCCGCGGGGTCGAAGACGTCGTGACACCGGCGGCGGTCACCGAGGTCGCCGGCTCGGATGCCCTGCCCGAGCCCACCTTTGTCCCGGTCCTCGGGCGCATCGCTGCCGGCGGCCCGATACTTGCCGAGGAAGCGGTCGAAGACGTGTTCCCGTTGCCGCGCGAGCTCGTCGGCGAGGGGACGCTTTTCCTGCTCAAGGTTGTCGGCGACTCGATGGTCGAAGCCGCGATCTGCGACGGCGACTGGGTGGTCGTGCGACAGCAGAACGTTGCCGACAACGGCGACATCGTCGCGGCAATGATCGACGGCGAGGCCACCGTCAAGACCTTCAAACGCGCAGGCGGTCAGGTGTGGCTGATGCCCCACAATCCGTCCTTCGACCCGATACCCGGCAACGACGCAACAGTGCTGGGCAAGGTCGTCACTGTGATCCGCAAGATATAG
- a CDS encoding LysM peptidoglycan-binding domain-containing protein, translating to MTLMQAFPTRTRGVPLPVNRPVNRPAGEPVGARGGTAPRRRPGPCRPGGAALRYQSTGLAISTAPHRRRPVSVATTVGLAVLAGMITLWLGLMAHFGELVNSNYADSPAPVPDRLAVVRVAAGESLQDVAARVAPDMPVRQVVERIRELNDLDSSMPVAGQTLIAPVG from the coding sequence ATGACACTCATGCAGGCATTCCCGACGCGTACCCGTGGCGTGCCCCTGCCGGTCAACAGGCCGGTCAACAGGCCTGCTGGTGAGCCGGTTGGGGCCCGGGGCGGGACGGCGCCGCGGCGGCGGCCGGGGCCGTGCCGGCCGGGTGGCGCGGCGCTGCGCTACCAGAGCACTGGCCTAGCGATCTCGACGGCTCCGCATCGCAGGCGTCCCGTCTCGGTGGCGACCACGGTGGGTCTGGCGGTCCTTGCCGGGATGATCACGCTATGGCTGGGCCTGATGGCGCATTTCGGGGAGCTGGTCAACAGCAATTACGCGGATTCGCCGGCTCCCGTGCCAGACCGGCTTGCCGTGGTGCGAGTAGCGGCCGGTGAGTCGTTGCAGGACGTGGCGGCCCGGGTCGCGCCCGATATGCCGGTCCGTCAGGTTGTCGAACGGATCCGAGAACTCAATGACCTGGATTCGTCGATGCCTGTCGCCGGGCAGACGTTGATCGCGCCGGTCGGCTGA
- the nrdR gene encoding transcriptional regulator NrdR, producing MHCPFCRHPDSRVIDSRETDEGQAIRRRRSCPECGRRFTTVETAVLAVVKRSGVSEPFSREKVISGVRRACQGRHVDDDALNLLAQQVEDTVRAAGSPEVPSHDVGLAILGPLRELDEVAYLRFASVYRSFSSAEDFEREIEALRAHRKVPTSR from the coding sequence ATGCATTGTCCGTTCTGCCGGCATCCCGACTCGCGGGTGATCGACTCACGGGAAACCGATGAGGGCCAGGCAATCCGGCGGCGCCGGTCGTGCCCGGAATGCGGGCGGCGTTTCACCACGGTGGAGACGGCGGTCCTGGCTGTGGTCAAGCGCAGCGGGGTCTCCGAACCGTTCAGCCGGGAAAAGGTCATCAGCGGGGTGCGCCGGGCGTGTCAGGGCCGCCACGTCGACGATGACGCGCTGAATCTGCTCGCCCAGCAGGTGGAAGACACCGTGCGGGCGGCGGGGTCGCCCGAGGTGCCCAGTCACGACGTCGGCCTGGCCATCCTGGGGCCGCTTCGCGAACTCGATGAGGTTGCCTATCTGCGTTTCGCGTCGGTATACCGGTCGTTTTCGTCGGCCGAGGATTTCGAGCGGGAGATCGAGGCCCTGCGCGCGCACCGCAAGGTACCGACTTCGCGCTGA
- a CDS encoding peroxynitrite isomerase: MPPELHPDLRPLEPLLGTWVGRGAGEYPTIEPFEYFEEVEFSHVGKPFLVYGHKTRAADDGRPLHAEAGYLRVPQPGHAELVLAHPSGIAEIELGTYSVGDDAVHLELATTTIGLTPTAKEVTAITRSFSVAGDELSHSLRMAAVGQPLQHHVAALLHRQC; the protein is encoded by the coding sequence ATGCCTCCCGAGCTGCACCCCGATCTTCGACCTTTGGAGCCATTGCTGGGCACATGGGTCGGTCGGGGTGCCGGTGAATATCCCACGATCGAGCCGTTCGAGTATTTCGAAGAGGTCGAGTTCTCACATGTCGGCAAGCCGTTTCTCGTCTACGGGCACAAGACCCGCGCGGCGGATGACGGCAGGCCATTGCATGCCGAGGCGGGTTACCTGCGTGTTCCCCAACCGGGCCACGCGGAGTTGGTCTTGGCGCATCCCAGCGGCATCGCCGAAATCGAGTTAGGCACGTATTCGGTGGGCGACGACGCCGTGCACCTCGAGTTGGCCACCACAACCATCGGATTGACGCCCACTGCAAAAGAGGTTACGGCGATCACCCGTTCCTTCAGCGTCGCCGGCGACGAGCTCTCGCACTCGTTGCGGATGGCCGCTGTCGGGCAACCCTTACAGCACCACGTCGCCGCCTTGTTGCACCGCCAGTGCTGA
- a CDS encoding PhzF family phenazine biosynthesis protein, whose amino-acid sequence MGIEVTVLRVFTDSEGNFGNPLGVVDASRVQPRDRQHLANQLGYSETIFVDLPAAGSHTAHATIHTPRTSLPFAGHPIVGVSWWLRERGMPIKTLHVPAGLVQVSYDNDLTAISARAEWAPELAIHHLDSLDALAAADPDDFSDDTSHYLWTWTDEPAGALRARMFASNLGVEEDEATGSAAMRITDYLSRDLTITQGKGSVLKTTWSAEGWVTVAGLVADDGVMQLV is encoded by the coding sequence ATGGGCATCGAGGTAACGGTGTTGCGGGTGTTCACCGACTCCGAGGGGAACTTCGGCAATCCGCTCGGCGTAGTCGACGCGAGCCGGGTCCAACCCCGCGACCGACAGCACCTGGCAAACCAATTGGGCTACAGCGAGACCATTTTCGTCGACCTCCCGGCCGCCGGCTCGCACACCGCCCACGCCACCATCCACACTCCCCGCACCAGCCTTCCGTTCGCCGGACATCCGATCGTGGGTGTGTCGTGGTGGCTGCGTGAGCGCGGAATGCCGATCAAGACGCTGCACGTGCCGGCCGGTCTGGTGCAGGTCAGCTATGACAACGACCTGACCGCCATCAGCGCACGGGCCGAATGGGCACCCGAATTGGCCATCCATCATCTCGACTCACTCGATGCCCTGGCGGCCGCGGACCCCGACGACTTCTCCGACGACACCTCGCATTACCTGTGGACCTGGACCGACGAGCCCGCCGGCGCCCTACGGGCCCGGATGTTCGCGTCTAACCTGGGGGTCGAGGAAGACGAAGCGACCGGTTCGGCGGCCATGCGGATCACCGACTATCTAAGCCGCGACCTGACCATCACGCAGGGCAAGGGATCGGTGCTCAAGACGACGTGGAGCGCCGAGGGCTGGGTCACGGTTGCCGGATTGGTCGCCGATGACGGTGTGATGCAACTGGTTTGA
- a CDS encoding alpha/beta fold hydrolase, producing the protein MTERKRNLRPVREITAPSLQFRTIHGYKRAFRIAGSGPAILLVHGIGDNSTTWTGIHAKLAQRFTVIAPDLLGHGKSDKPRADYSVAAYANGMRDLLSVLDVERVTVIGHSLGGGVAMQFAYQFPQLVDRLILVGAGGVTKDVNVVFRLASLPLGAEALALLRLPMVRPTVQVVGRVLGLAIGSTALGRDLPNVLRILDDLPEPTASSAFTRTLRAVVDWRGQIVTMLDRCYLTQAIPVQIIWGSRDVVVPVHHARLAHAAMPGSHLEIFEGSGHFPFHDDPARFIDTVQRFIDSTEPAEYDQAALRELLRSGGGEGAVSGPADTRIAVLSAMGSDERSAT; encoded by the coding sequence ATGACCGAGCGGAAGCGCAATCTTCGCCCAGTGCGCGAAATTACGGCGCCTTCGCTGCAGTTCCGCACAATTCACGGTTACAAGCGCGCGTTCCGGATCGCCGGATCCGGGCCGGCGATCCTGCTGGTCCACGGCATCGGGGACAATTCGACGACCTGGACCGGCATCCACGCCAAGCTTGCGCAGCGGTTCACCGTGATTGCTCCCGACCTGTTGGGTCATGGAAAGTCCGATAAGCCGCGCGCCGACTACTCGGTGGCCGCCTATGCGAACGGCATGCGCGACCTGCTCAGCGTGCTCGACGTCGAGCGGGTGACCGTCATCGGTCATTCGCTCGGCGGCGGCGTGGCGATGCAATTCGCCTACCAGTTTCCCCAGCTGGTCGACCGGCTGATCCTGGTCGGTGCCGGTGGCGTCACCAAGGACGTCAACGTGGTGTTCCGGTTGGCCTCGCTGCCGTTGGGCGCCGAGGCGCTGGCATTGCTGCGGTTGCCGATGGTGCGGCCGACCGTTCAGGTGGTCGGGCGGGTACTGGGGCTGGCGATCGGCTCAACCGCCCTAGGCCGCGACCTGCCCAATGTGCTGCGAATCCTGGACGACCTACCCGAGCCGACGGCCTCGTCGGCGTTCACGCGCACACTGCGCGCCGTGGTGGACTGGCGCGGGCAGATCGTCACCATGCTGGACCGATGCTATTTGACCCAGGCCATCCCGGTGCAGATCATCTGGGGCAGCCGCGACGTCGTGGTCCCCGTCCACCACGCCCGGCTGGCACACGCCGCGATGCCCGGCTCGCACCTGGAAATCTTCGAGGGCTCCGGGCATTTCCCGTTCCATGACGATCCCGCCCGCTTCATCGACACCGTGCAACGCTTCATCGACAGCACCGAACCGGCCGAATACGATCAGGCCGCGCTTCGGGAATTGCTTCGTAGCGGCGGTGGCGAAGGAGCTGTTTCCGGCCCGGCCGATACCCGCATCGCTGTGCTCAGTGCGATGGGTTCCGACGAACGCAGCGCCACCTGA
- a CDS encoding proteasome assembly chaperone family protein encodes MTHDQDRDEAQDYQPGQPGMYDLELPAPQLSTSDGRGPVLVHALEGFSDAGHAIRLAAAHLKGSLDTELVASFAIDELLDYRSRRPLMTFKTDHFTSYDDPELSLYALRDSVGTPFLLLAGLEPDLKWERFITAVRLLAERLGVRQTIGLGTVPMAVPHTRPITMTAHSNNPELIADFQPWISEIQVPASASNLLEYRMAQHGHEVVGFTVHVPHYLTQTDYPAAAQSLLEQVARTGSLELPLAALAEAAAEIRAKIDEQVQASTEVAQVVAALERQYDAFIDAQENRSLLTRDEDLPSGDELGAEFERFLAQQAEKKRDDDDQV; translated from the coding sequence ATGACGCACGATCAAGACCGGGATGAGGCGCAGGACTACCAGCCCGGGCAACCGGGCATGTACGACCTCGAGTTGCCGGCGCCGCAATTGTCGACATCGGATGGCCGTGGTCCAGTGTTGGTGCACGCTTTGGAGGGCTTTTCCGACGCGGGCCACGCAATTCGGCTAGCCGCTGCCCACCTGAAGGGGTCACTGGACACCGAGCTGGTCGCGTCGTTTGCGATCGACGAATTACTGGATTATCGCTCCCGGCGGCCGCTGATGACCTTCAAGACCGACCACTTCACCAGCTACGACGACCCCGAGCTCAGCCTGTATGCACTGCGCGACAGCGTCGGCACTCCGTTTCTGCTGCTGGCCGGTTTGGAGCCGGACCTGAAATGGGAGCGATTCATCACCGCCGTGCGACTGCTGGCCGAACGCCTGGGGGTCCGGCAGACCATCGGCCTGGGCACCGTTCCCATGGCCGTACCACATACCCGCCCGATCACGATGACCGCCCACTCCAACAATCCGGAACTGATCGCCGACTTCCAGCCGTGGATCTCCGAAATCCAAGTTCCGGCAAGCGCGTCCAACCTGTTGGAATACCGAATGGCGCAGCATGGTCATGAGGTCGTCGGGTTCACCGTGCACGTCCCGCACTACCTGACGCAGACCGACTACCCCGCGGCCGCGCAGTCCCTGCTCGAGCAAGTCGCCAGGACGGGATCGTTGGAACTGCCATTGGCGGCGCTGGCAGAAGCCGCGGCGGAGATCCGGGCCAAGATCGACGAACAAGTCCAGGCAAGCACAGAAGTCGCCCAAGTGGTGGCCGCCCTCGAGCGCCAGTACGATGCCTTCATCGACGCTCAGGAAAACAGATCATTACTCACGCGTGACGAGGATCTGCCTAGCGGCGACGAGTTGGGTGCGGAATTCGAGCGATTCCTGGCCCAGCAGGCAGAGAAGAAGCGCGACGACGACGACCAGGTTTGA